The window GTCTCTTCCGAGACGACAATCACCGCCGCATCGACCAATTCGGTCAAGCCGATGGCAGCGCGATGGCGGGTACCGAGATTCTTGCTGATATCGGGATTCTGTGCCAGCGGCAGAAAACAACCAGCCCGGGAAATCCGGCCCTTCTGAATCACCAGGGCCCCGTCATGAATCGGCGAATAAGGAAGGAAGACAGAGACGATGAGATCGCTTGAGATCTTGGCATCGAGTTCGACGCCGACTTCCAGAAAGTCATTCAGCCCGGTCTCCCGTTCGAGAACAATGAGAGCACCGACCTGTTTTTTCGCCATGCTCGTGCAGGCTTTGACAATCTCATCGAGAACTTCATCTTCATCCCGATAGGTGTCGTCTGTGTAAAAGGGATTTTTACCGAAATGAATAAGAGCCCGGCGGATATCACTCTGAAAGATAACGACAATGACGAGAATAATTGAAGAAAGGAAGTTGTCGAGGAGCCAGTGCAGGGTATAAAGACCCATCACCTGCGATGTGAGGTAAACGAGGAAGACAACGGCAAGACCAAGGAGCATCTGCACCGCCCGAGTCCCCTTGATCAGCAGAATAATACGATAAAGGATGAACGCGACCAGCAGGATGTCGATCAGGTCGAAAAGCCAGCGCAAGCCTTTGAACATGTCGAAAAGTTCACTCATCCTTCACCCGCTCATCTTGATTGTTTTCGTGAAATGCGCTTCAAAATCCCGGCAACTTTTTTACGACCGCAGAATCGCCCAGCTCATCAGCGCCGTTTCTCGCGCCGCACGGACATCGTGCACCCGCAGCAGCATCGCCCCCTTGGCCACACCGAGGGCAATTGTTGCCAGCGTGCCGTAAAGACGGTCGACCGGATGCGGCTGTTGCAGGATTTGACCGATGAAGCTTTTGCGTGACGTACCAAGGAGGATCGGCAGATCGAGAACCGTGAATTCATCGAGGCGCCGCAGTAATTCGAGGTTGCCGGCAAGATCTTTGGCAAAGCCGATGCCGGGATCGATGGCCAGCCGCTCGGCCGGAATGCCGGCGTTCAGGGCGGTGGCGACCGAAACCTTGAGTTCCGCCAGCACCTCGGCGACAACATCATCGTAGTGCGCCTTTTGCTGCATCTGCGCCGGGGTGCCGCGCGTGTGCATCACAAAGAGGCCGCCGTCGTGAGCCGCAACCACAGCCGCCATCTCGGCATCAAAGGTCAGTCCGCTGACGTCGTTAACCCAATCGGCACCGTTTGCCAACGCGGCCGCAGCCACCGTTGCTTTATTGGTATCGACGGAAAGGGGGATATCGATACGGGCGTGAATAGCAGCAATAACCGGAATGATCCGATCCAATTCCCGGGAGGCAGAGACAAGCGCCGCTCCGGGCCGGGTGCTTTCACCGCCGACATCAATGAGGTCAGCACCTTCAGCCACCATCTCCTCGGCGCGGCGCAGAGCACGATCTATTTGCTGGAATTGTCCCCCGTCTGAAAAAGAATCCGGGGTGACATTGAGAATCCCCATGATCCGTGGCCGGTCGAGAATCAGGGAAGCGCGTCTCCCGGCCAGGGTTCTTTTCATGCCTCGCCAGCAGTTCCTTCTTCGACTGTCACAGCAGCAACGCTCTCAATGGGTGCAGCAACCGGGGGAGCTTCTTCTCCGAAAACCAATCTCCGCACTTCAGCTCCGTCCAGAGTCTCCTTCTCAAGCAGAGCTTCTCCGATGCGGATCAAGGCGTCCTGATTGTCACTCAAAAGCTTCCGGGTGCGCTGATGATTCTCGGTAACAATCCGGCGGATCTCCATGTCGATCTCAACCGCCGTCGACTCACTGTAATTCTTCATGTGCCCCATGTCGCGACCCAGGAAGACTTCGCCCTCTTTCTCGCCAAAGGAGAGAGGTCCGATCTTGTCGCTCATCCCCCACTCGCAAACCATTTTTCTGGCGATATTCGTTGCCCGCTCAATATCATTGGATGCGCCGCTGGTAATCGTCGAGAAGGTCAACTCTTCGGCAACACGCCCGCCGAGGAGGGCGCTGATCATCGTATTCAGCCCTTCACGGTTCTCATTGTACTTCTCTTCGAGGGGGAGATACATGGTCACGCCGAGAGCGCGGCCACGCGGAATAATCGAAACTTTGTGAACCGGATCCGAACCGGGGATGAGGAACGCAACCAGCGCATGGCCGGCTTCGTGGTAAGCCGTGACCTTCTTGTCCTTGTCGGTAATCACCATGGAGCGACGCTCCGCCCCCATCATGACTTTATCCTTGGCCAACTCGAAATCGTTCATGGTGACCTGATTCTTGTCAGCGCGGGCCGCCAAAAGCGCCGCTTCATTCACCAGATTGGCAAGATCGGCCCCGGAGAAACCGGGCGTCCCCTTGGCGAGGACTTCGAGATTGACATCGTCAGCCACCGGCACCTTGCGGGCATGGACATCAAGAATCATACGCCGGCCTTTGACATCGGGACGGGGGACGACCACCTGACGGTCGAAACGGCCGGGACGGAGCAGAGCCGGATCGAGGACATCAGGACGGTTGGTCGCGGCGATAAGGATAACCCCTTCGTTCGACTCAAAACCATCCATCTCGACGAGGAGCTGATTGAGAGTCTGCTCGCGCTCGTCATGGCCGCCGCCCAATCCAGCGCCGCGATGCCGACCAACCGCATCGATCTCATCGATGAAGATAATACAGGGAGCGTTCTTCTTCCCCTGGACAAAGAGATCGCGCACCCGCGACGCGCCGACGCCGACAAACATCTCAACGAAATCAGAACCGGAAATCGAATAGAAAGGGACTCCGGCCTCACCGGCAATGGCTCGGGCCAGGAGGGTCTTACCGGTACCCGGTGAGCCGACCAACAAAACACCTTTGGGGATCCGCCCGCCGAGACGGGAAAACTTCTTCGGATCTTTGAGGAAAGCGACGATCTCTTCGAGTTCCTCCTTGGCTTCATCGATACCGGCGACATCCTTAAACGTGACCGTGCCATCACTCTCGGTAAGGAGCTTGGCGCGGCTCTTGCCGAAACTCATGGCTTTGCCGCCACCGGATTGCATCTGGCGCATAAAGAAGATCCAGACGCCGATCAACAGGATAATCGGCCCCCAGGAGATGAGGAGGGTGAACCAGATACCGCGATCGTCCTCGGGGCGGGCATTGATCGTCACCCCTTTGGCGCGCAGATCGGGAATGAGTCCGAGATCATTGGGAGCGTAAGTCTTGAAGGCGGTATTATCCTGCATCTTCCCTTCGACATTCGGCCCCTGAATGACGACCTCTTTGACCTGACCTTCGGTCACAGCCACGACAAAGTCAGAGTAAGGCAGGACCTTTAGATCCTGTTTTTTATTGGCGACCATGTCGTAAAGCAGGACCATAACTAAAAGGATGACCAGCCACAGTGCAAGATTTTTATAGAATTGATTCAAGGGAACCCCCGTACAAGATTTTTTCCCGCCGGCGAAGCCCGACGGCAGACATGGAAAATTCCATGATATTTACCACAAGAAGAAGGGACACTCAAGGCCTTTAAGGGGCTGCAGAGGAATTAGACGGCAGATAAACGACCCGCCAGACACCTTGGCCATAACGAGGGAAGCAAAGACCAGAACGTCTGACGCCGACGACCCAAAGGATCTCGTCCGTTGCCAGGACATAAAGCCGGCGACGCTCCTCCAGGGGGATTTTCTGCTCCATCAGCAACTCTTTAAGGCGCTTTCGTCCAGACATGCCCGCCAGACGCAACCGATCTCCCGGCTGCACCCTACGCACGGTCCAGGGGAAGGGAAGAGCGGCCGCATCGAATTCCACCACCTCTTCTCCACCGCCCGGCAAAGATTCTCCGGGTTCAATTCGCAATGCTCCGCCCGAAGGCAGGGGATAAAATCCCGGTCCGGAGATTTCCAGCGACCAGGGGATAATGGAAGGCTTGATCGGCAGCAGCGATTGCGGAGACAGGGAGAGTTGATCATAACGGCGCAGGGCACGGACGCCCGGAAGATGAACCTCTCCTTGCGGCACAGACGAAGCGAGGAAGAGGTCGAGGGCCGAGACGTGACGGAAGCCGACCTCTTTCATCGCCTTTCGGGCAAAGGGGGTC of the Deltaproteobacteria bacterium HGW-Deltaproteobacteria-4 genome contains:
- a CDS encoding TIGR00159 family protein: MSELFDMFKGLRWLFDLIDILLVAFILYRIILLIKGTRAVQMLLGLAVVFLVYLTSQVMGLYTLHWLLDNFLSSIILVIVVIFQSDIRRALIHFGKNPFYTDDTYRDEDEVLDEIVKACTSMAKKQVGALIVLERETGLNDFLEVGVELDAKISSDLIVSVFLPYSPIHDGALVIQKGRISRAGCFLPLAQNPDISKNLGTRHRAAIGLTELVDAAVIVVSEETGRITIVVAGKMTKDLDAVALRRVLKRLLDSKRTRIRKQA
- the folP gene encoding dihydropteroate synthase; the protein is MGILNVTPDSFSDGGQFQQIDRALRRAEEMVAEGADLIDVGGESTRPGAALVSASRELDRIIPVIAAIHARIDIPLSVDTNKATVAAAALANGADWVNDVSGLTFDAEMAAVVAAHDGGLFVMHTRGTPAQMQQKAHYDDVVAEVLAELKVSVATALNAGIPAERLAIDPGIGFAKDLAGNLELLRRLDEFTVLDLPILLGTSRKSFIGQILQQPHPVDRLYGTLATIALGVAKGAMLLRVHDVRAARETALMSWAILRS
- a CDS encoding cell division protein FtsH, producing MNQFYKNLALWLVILLVMVLLYDMVANKKQDLKVLPYSDFVVAVTEGQVKEVVIQGPNVEGKMQDNTAFKTYAPNDLGLIPDLRAKGVTINARPEDDRGIWFTLLISWGPIILLIGVWIFFMRQMQSGGGKAMSFGKSRAKLLTESDGTVTFKDVAGIDEAKEELEEIVAFLKDPKKFSRLGGRIPKGVLLVGSPGTGKTLLARAIAGEAGVPFYSISGSDFVEMFVGVGASRVRDLFVQGKKNAPCIIFIDEIDAVGRHRGAGLGGGHDEREQTLNQLLVEMDGFESNEGVILIAATNRPDVLDPALLRPGRFDRQVVVPRPDVKGRRMILDVHARKVPVADDVNLEVLAKGTPGFSGADLANLVNEAALLAARADKNQVTMNDFELAKDKVMMGAERRSMVITDKDKKVTAYHEAGHALVAFLIPGSDPVHKVSIIPRGRALGVTMYLPLEEKYNENREGLNTMISALLGGRVAEELTFSTITSGASNDIERATNIARKMVCEWGMSDKIGPLSFGEKEGEVFLGRDMGHMKNYSESTAVEIDMEIRRIVTENHQRTRKLLSDNQDALIRIGEALLEKETLDGAEVRRLVFGEEAPPVAAPIESVAAVTVEEGTAGEA